The DNA window tgttctcgtgttgaggaatcagagtttcgatctaccctcacaaaagagtctacctcagttgtcataACCGATTGCATTACATTACATTCAAATCTCATGCATAGAACAAttcaatatcatgcatagaaacaaaattcatactcatttgcattctttCAAGGTCTCGTTGTTAtcaaacatcttaccttgagatctaagtccaactcacttggcatttACCAAAGCGATTTCGTCTTAcattcatcagtacattagctgataatgTCAACTCTTTGTTatattcatcagtacattagctgatgtcaTTCACCACTTGTTGTTATCATTAGTACATATGCGCTTTCGTTTCCCGTCATTAGTACATTAGCTGATGCAGGActttcatcagtacattagctgatatcagatgtctcctattttctctcgtcAGTACATTAGCCGATGATTGATCATGGTTGCTTCCTCCTTATCAGTACACTAGCTGGTATAGGACTTCTCCTCGTCAGTACATTAACCGACGTTGGCCCCTTTCTTTTTGCCTTATCAGTACATTAACTGGTATAGGATTTCCTTtcgtcagtacattagctgatggcAATTCCCTCTTGTTTCCCTCATCAGTACATTAATTGATGCAGGTCGATTTGTTTCACATCTCCAGTACATTAACTGATGATATCATCCTTCTTCCTTCTTCAGTACATTAACTCGAGTCGTGTATCCTTTTCATCTTTTATCAGTACATTAGTTGATAAGAGGTCTCATTTCCATCTTTAGTACATTAGCTAAAGTCGATGGTCTTCTTTGCCTTtaccagtacattagctgatatggGTCGTTGTTTTCATCCAAAGCCAAtaattggatgtcacaatccACAATAAGGTGTTTTTCCGTCGTCTAAAGCTACTCTTAGACATTCCCACTATCTTTTTACCCATAGTTTTTATCTCTCATTTCCAAGTTTCTCCATCAACAGTTTGTCTCATGTGGcactagttccccacagagttcaacatatgtctcatatcatattgcattcaaaataacaaaaaaagagtccatgcattgcatttcatttgcatatgaaggacaaaaattgtgtactttgtatttaagtctcttcacatcttcgatagaagaaacttaaataggggcatctgtcgcaccccaatttttgacccgcatattTCATTCATCGTTGGCTTGTCCCATTTTATTTcaagtatattcatcatttaaacaTCGCATTGTTGCATATTctggaaaaaaatgactttttattaaagtcaacaaaaatagcgTATATTTCGCATCTTTTTATATTCTTATTCGAATTACTATGTTTTCGAAATTTTATTTTAGACTCCATAAGTTTTAGTTATTTATCAccatcattttaattaaaaatataaaaataaattagaatagtttagattaattttgtttattataactattttatttttttattatagtttAGATTTATTATTAGTCAAAATGTACATAAAAAAAAAGGggagttttttttattatatacaaTTTAGTTTAGTTTGGGCTCAAATTAGTTATCTCTTTGTAAAAGCCCATTTTATATTCTTTCTTACACTAATAAaacaaaaatgacaaaaaaaaatgtCCTTCTTCACGGTTCAGTGTTCACTATGACCATGTACCATTGCTGCTGTCCCTCCTGCTTTGCTCTACTCGATACAGTGGTGCTGCAACAAGCCAAAATTTTCACTAAAATAGCCATAAGAAAACCTGCAGAAGAAAAGTACAAGATCAGCTTCCAAAAACAGTCCAAAGTGCTGCACCATAGCTGTTACATATGTGCCAAGGCTTGCATTAAAATAGTGATAACGAGACCTGCATCCAAAAAGCCTAAGATCAGTATACCAAAGTGTTCAAAATCCCTTCAAATTTCCCCCCAAATCCTCTGCTATCTATCTATAAAACAGAACAAACAATGCACAGCATAGGGAGGAAGAAAAGGAGAGGCAAAACTCTGCAAAAATACAAACTTCCTCCATCGTTTTTATTCACCTCATAAACTGAATAAAGCTACCAAAACATACGACCACAAACATCACACAAACCTCACTGCCTTTCATTCGATACTCCCTCAAATCCCATTCAAAACTCAGACTCACCTTTCAAAATTAGTCCTCACAAAACCTCCATGTAACCCACACCAAATCATCTTCAGAAACTCTACATCATCAAAAACCGAAACACCTTAATATATCCATAAACTCAGCTTCATACCTCCAACTCAGAATCAAAATCCATTCAGAACCTCACTTCAATAAACCCCAACCCGCACACAACGAGAACCGCGACAAAGTACCATGTTTCCAGAATTTcagaagtagaagaagaagagcaaggtCAGAAAAGAGTTGCGGAAATCGAAAGAGACGAGGAGTTTGAACGTACCTGAGTAGCTCCCAAGAATTGCCGGCGTCAGAGTTTCACCGGACTTGCTCCGGTCAcgtgagttttcttgtcttttttTCTCGATTCTTTGATACCATTATGTACCTCATGCTGCACTGAGTATAACCCCCATGATGATTACTTAAAATTGTACTTGAGTACCACTTAATTGTCGTTTGAAAGATTAGGGTTCTTGCTTGATTTGAATTTGGTTCTTGATGTTTGGTGTAAGCTTCATGAGAACGCGAGAAATCGTGAGAGCAAGAGAGTGAGAGATCGATAAACAAATGTTTGAAACCGAACCGAGATGAGAGATTTCAGAGAGATTAGATTGAGAGAGTTTTGCTGTTGAATCGATTGAGAGATGACGGTTATGTCATCGTTGTTGTTTTTTTGAATGAAGGCGAATCGAGAGAGAAAGCATAGCGAGAGAGATGATGCAGAAACAGAGAGAGTACTTTCACGTGTTTTTTTTCAGAACAAAACAAGATTGGAGTGGCTGGTAGTTGTCTTTTTAGGgttttagttttcttttatttGGGCCGGGTCTTAAGGCCCAACCGAGTTCCATTATTGTTAATCCAAACTTGGTTCATTCAAAAAAATGATGTGGGCCTGGTTCTGTTTAAAGCCCAGCGAACACCTTTAACTAGTGCCCTATTTTGCATGCTTACACccccattttatttattttcttgccCATTTAACTTGTTTGATTTAGCTTCTTCaatattttgttttgcttttattttctaataaaaaaatacaaaaaacatgTTTCTAGATTTTAGACTTATTTctcatgttaaaaaaaaaaacttccaaaaatattagattaattttgcatcaataattcaaataaaccttggtccaacgccaagttgtcaaataatttctcgatccaacgtcgagtctcttcttttaaaactttctttaaaccataccgaaaggtcgtgtgacaaggggtgtacacctcttgaatacctcgaatcttttggattaacactttttaacctttcattaatcacacaaagtgatcaagtgacaagaagtgaacacctcttgaatacattGATCCTTTGagtcaaaacacattaatcaaaccgaaagatcctgtgacaagaagtgcacacctcttgaataccttgatcttttgaacctttctttaatcaaaccaacgcgatcaagtgacaagaagtgaacacctcttgaatgccttgatcctttgaatcaaaacaccttaatcaaatcaaagtgatcaagtgacaagaagtgcacacctcttgaataccttgatcctttgaatcaaaacacattaataaaatcaaagtgatcaagtgacaagaagtgcacacctcttgaataccttgatcttttgaatccaaacacattaattaaatcaaagtgatcctgtgacaagaagtgcacacctcttgaataccttgatcctttgagtcaaaacacattaatcaaaccgaaagatcctgtgacaagaagtgcacacctcttgaataccttgatctttcgaaccaaattaattaacaaggacaacaagtgacaatggggctcgctcctgttcaataccttgggtaaggacgcgctaggtgaacacctatgctcaatcctttgctaaacgtcctttaaaacacaacttcaatctcattcaaccttttttgccttatggcttttaaaaatcttttcataaacgagactcttaatcaattttcaatacgaacatacttctacatgtgaagatcgaacatcttccactcgaatgcgatgatggccaaaatcatgtcttatcttgatttagttatccattcttgtagtgatctcatatccatgtgcgcgtagtatttccatttgaaagcgatcgagtacctctcgctaaaatcaatcaacaaaacttttcgtggttcttagcccgaactacgattgctctgactttcccattgcactagggaatacgtaggcacaagatacaaacgtcttggcgagcataataataaaaaatcttttctttttcctcataataataaaaaccttaaaaacatctctttcatcttttctcgatcaataagctaaagaacacaaacactaacactcaaacacaaaactaactaaatgggtcccatcgagtacgatggaggtgaggggtgctaacaccttccccttgcttaaccgactcccgaacccaaatttggttgcgatgaccatcttatccgttttctttttatccgtgggttttatcgatattttccctttccttcttggaataaataaagttcggtggcgactctgttgtacttcgaatgcgcgaaagcgcgtcgagtcacatttttaccgctacaagtATGAACACACAATTATAAAATACATTGAATACCTTGTAGTGCAATTGAATGAGATTGAAAGATTGGGGATTTTGGGAGAGGAGAAAATTTGGGTTTGTGTAGGAAATGGGGGTTTTTGAGTTGCAGAGAAGGGGAAGAAGGAAAATCTGTTTGAAATGGTAAAGGGGGAGAAGGAGAAATGCGTGTATGTATTAACACATCAGCGATGTTAACATCACGTCGCAACTTGCCACGTGTGTTACACGTCGCAACTTGCCACGTGTGTTACACGTCGCTACACTCAAACGGTCATAACAATTAATGATGTTCTGAAACCATGTCAGGTCAAAGGAACGTTGTAATTTTCCAATAAATGTTGCGACGTGTAAGTAACGTCacaaccaatttttttaaaatttgaatttcccccCTATGTGAATGTTATAACtttatctattttaatttaaaaacttaaTATAGTGACGTTTATCTCACGTcgcaattttttttacaaacccCAATGTCTGACGCCTCACTACTTTATGTCAATaatgttatttaaaattaaaaaattagtagCGAGGTGTATGTCACGTCGCAAAAGACAATATTTAGCCACGTGTGTTGCACGTCGCTAATATATGTCGCTGCGGACAACATTTCTTGTAGTGTGAGTTTTTATACTTTATTATCACCACATGGAACATTTGTTAGACATTAGGGACATATTTGGTCAATTACTAGGATGATCAGAAGTCCATTAGTTAAACCATACCCTACAAGTGAGATGTTTATTCCCCAAATCCTAAATCTAAAATTTTCTCATTCAAAAGGCATGCATTCATCTCCGCTGAATCGTAATTGTTGTGCCTCTACATCTTGTCATCCTACTCAACTTTTAATGGTGGTGGCCAGAAAACGGCCAAGCATGGCCGAAATTGGGAAAGATTGCACAAAATCAACGATTTTgcgattttttttaacaatttagCTACAACACACAATTCTACTTAAGATCGGGATCGTTGGGGGTGCGTGAGATCGTAAAATATAAAATCGTAGCTAAAAGATCGAGATCTTGACAACCATTTTAAGCTTATACAAGTAATTTTTCTCATTTTAGGTTagcttaaatttaaaaaataaatattaacataattgtGTCACAAACAATTTTATCATTGTGGTcgtggtttgaaattgaaatttcataaaataaaataaaaaatcatctaatcactaaattaaaatattgagGCCTATAATATATGTTATCTTGTTTTTTATCATGAAATGGTAGTGTATGAATATATCATGTTGATATCATTATCTATCTCTAGTATCATATTCACACTCTTAACTATACAATGCTAGCAGCATCTTCAAATGAGGATGCTTTGGTACTGCATTTAAGCTTACTACTACTAAGCCATATGCTGGATGTTAAACAATATCTAAAGAGCAATATTAGAGACATTGATTGATCTATCTATTTCAAGCATAtcgaaaagaaattcaaaaatagaTATATGATACGAGTAAAATTGGAATACATTCATTAAAGAAAACATAGCATCCTTACAAATGAAATAGAAAAGAAACAAGATCCATATCACCAAATGTCTTGTTAAATTATCAAATACATGGTGTACAAATCCTTTGCATACAAGGTAAAAATCCTAATAACCATAGCCAGTATACCTCCAGGTGAaaacaataagaaaaaaaaactagttaCTTGATCCTCGAATTGAGAGAAGGCTTTCCTTATAAATTCCGATCTTACAATAACAATCCTCCCCATTAACACCAAGCTCCTCAATTATTTGGGTGCTCAAATCAACATAGGCTAGCTCATCgtctttttttttaaagaaaatgtatccCTTGTTCCCAAATCCAATTAGGGACCATTCAATAGAAGGCACGGGGCCATAAATAAATAGTTTGATCCATGATTCTTTCACACCGAGTTCACCCAGAATAGATATGTGAAAAATATTATTGTTGTCATGATTTATGATAAAAGCAATTGATCCATTTAACACCGCCAATTGTCCATAATCCAACTCAGATCGTTCATCGATGGGTGTTGTAAAGAACACCTCATGACTGAGGTCAAATGACATGAGAGCTATTGTATCATGTATTCTACCCTTAACCAACCAATGACATGCACCATCCGTGTACAATTCGTCACCAGTAAATGCGTTACCAACAATTGAGAGAGACATATCGTCGATGTGGAGTATCTTCCAAGAATTATTTCTTAGACTATATATCTCAAAAAAGGAGTTATACATTATACCTTGAGGTGGAGGAGAATCAAGGTCATAGCCAACACAACCATAGGTATCAAATGATACATACTGAATGACCTTAAAGTCATCTCTTAGTTGGTCATAACCAAACCCATGAAATTTATGAAACACACCAAGGAGAGGGTGTTTTGACATAACCTCATCGGGGCTAGGAGGAATGTTGACGAATTCCTCTGTAGCTGGGTTCCACAATACATATCTAACCTTATTTCTATTTCCCCGATGTCCAATACAAAAAATACCGTTAACACTTGTTTTCCCCAAAATACTAAGAAAACGGTCATCTTCCAAAAACGGAGGTGGCAAATTTAATTTGATTCTACTGTCGAGCAAACGCAATTCAGCGTATTCACGATCAGCACAGTCACGTAGATATATGAAAAGAAATGTATGATGATGATCATCAGAATTGTGATGAGATATGAAATGGTTGCGAAACAAGGCCATGAAATCAGAGTCATCAAATAAACTGTACCATGATTTGCGTACGCATCCAAAGCGTTTCAATGATTTTATGGTCAGTTTAGAAAGAACATAGAAGGCAAGATCATCGTGAATATACTTTCTGCTAACCTTTGAATCGGAAGACTCGTTGAACGGTGGTGATTGCTTCTGCTGATAATCCATGGTCGAGCTGAACATTGGTGATGGCTTCCAAAGAGAGGGAATTTCTTCAATTCACTGTTACTACTGTTAAAGAAATGTTTGAATTGGGGCTCCAAAacccaattttattttattaactttcGTCAAAACAATTCAAAGGACACGTCATACTATAGTATAAGGATAAGagagaatatttaaattaattttggtcaaaaacaattcaaatattaaaatattttataccatcacaatctttaaaaaaaatttgttaaactACTCCAAAAATTAATAGTTATGATTTCACTAAAAGTATAAAACTGAAATATTTTCATTAAATCAAttctattataataattttatatttaattttatattggttcaaagaatatgatttataaaaattatttttaagttaaCATATATTTTCTAGACCaaagatatttaaattaataataatatttaaataaaaataaaaattttaatatgtaaaaaaCTTCATTCaatcttacaaaaaaaaacattaatttttcaaatcattttgaaaaacataacatGATTTAGCGAGATGTGTGTCATTTCTTAGTTGAACATG is part of the Vicia villosa cultivar HV-30 ecotype Madison, WI linkage group LG2, Vvil1.0, whole genome shotgun sequence genome and encodes:
- the LOC131648498 gene encoding F-box protein CPR1-like, giving the protein MDYQQKQSPPFNESSDSKVSRKYIHDDLAFYVLSKLTIKSLKRFGCVRKSWYSLFDDSDFMALFRNHFISHHNSDDHHHTFLFIYLRDCADREYAELRLLDSRIKLNLPPPFLEDDRFLSILGKTSVNGIFCIGHRGNRNKVRYVLWNPATEEFVNIPPSPDEVMSKHPLLGVFHKFHGFGYDQLRDDFKVIQYVSFDTYGCVGYDLDSPPPQGIMYNSFFEIYSLRNNSWKILHIDDMSLSIVGNAFTGDELYTDGACHWLVKGRIHDTIALMSFDLSHEVFFTTPIDERSELDYGQLAVLNGSIAFIINHDNNNIFHISILGELGVKESWIKLFIYGPVPSIEWSLIGFGNKGYIFFKKKDDELAYVDLSTQIIEELGVNGEDCYCKIGIYKESLLSIRGSSN